One genomic segment of Synechocystis sp. LKSZ1 includes these proteins:
- a CDS encoding ribonuclease R family protein gives MEKGKLIEFRLQGERRLAVVDRPDGKKDWIVIDQGGQSHKIRPQRVEYEIPGGPYQPQEIKVFWQNSQTYLDPSSLEVAWELLVEDGQAITPAELANILFSDQSPLFCYVAHSLLAEDKVFFKQKGDAYEPRSLSQVEEIKHQQAVAEQREAERLGFLARLQQALQQPEPFQAWQDSDRPKLEALERFVLQPELNHRQAQDLLDTLGRAQTPEAAFRLLVELGWWSTHENLFLRRSSYPRQFSFKVSDLAHSLLHEPPADPDEQRLDLTHLKVYTIDDESTAEIDDGLSVEILGEDHHRLWIHIADPSRLVRPNDDLDLEARKRSTSLYLPTGMISMFPPELATGPMSLIQGQLCPALSFGVILSSEGEVLDFQIAASIVRPTYRLTYDDVDEMLHLGIQKEPEVGILAQAAKRRHHWRRSQGAINIQMPEAVIKVNAAEEIYIQLLEGSPSRQLVAEMMILAGEVAGRYCQTHNLPVPFRGQPQPELPPEEELLLLPAGPVRSCAVRRCMPRSEVSITPSRHASLGLDLYTQVTSPIRRYTDLLSHFQIKAHLRGEALPFSSDQVQQILYSVVLSAQEATSVERQSNRYWSLEYLRRNADQAWQGLVLRWLREDEKLGLLLLEELGLELPHRFERPVSPGDRLIVQVSQADPHRDEIRFRELSIPETL, from the coding sequence GTGGAAAAAGGCAAGCTGATTGAATTCCGGCTCCAGGGAGAGCGCCGTTTAGCCGTGGTAGACCGTCCCGATGGCAAAAAGGACTGGATTGTGATCGATCAAGGGGGCCAAAGCCACAAAATTCGTCCCCAGCGGGTAGAGTATGAAATTCCTGGCGGGCCGTACCAACCCCAGGAGATTAAAGTCTTTTGGCAAAATAGCCAAACCTACCTCGATCCTTCTAGCCTGGAGGTGGCCTGGGAATTACTGGTGGAGGATGGCCAAGCCATCACCCCCGCCGAATTAGCCAATATTTTATTTTCTGACCAATCCCCCCTCTTTTGTTACGTGGCCCATAGTCTGCTGGCGGAGGATAAAGTCTTTTTCAAACAGAAGGGAGACGCCTACGAACCCCGTTCCCTGAGTCAAGTCGAAGAAATCAAACATCAACAGGCCGTGGCGGAGCAACGGGAAGCCGAGCGTCTAGGATTTTTAGCGCGTTTACAGCAGGCCCTCCAGCAACCTGAGCCGTTTCAGGCCTGGCAAGATAGTGACCGACCCAAACTTGAGGCCCTGGAACGTTTTGTCCTGCAACCAGAGTTAAATCATCGTCAGGCCCAAGACCTCCTGGATACCCTAGGACGGGCCCAAACCCCTGAAGCGGCCTTTCGTCTCTTGGTAGAATTAGGCTGGTGGAGTACCCACGAAAATCTTTTCCTACGTCGAAGTTCCTATCCCCGCCAATTTTCCTTTAAGGTATCCGACTTGGCCCACTCTCTTCTCCATGAACCGCCCGCCGATCCCGACGAGCAACGCCTAGACCTAACCCATCTCAAGGTCTATACGATTGATGATGAGAGTACGGCGGAAATCGATGATGGCCTGAGCGTGGAGATCCTAGGAGAAGACCACCATCGTCTGTGGATTCATATTGCCGATCCCAGCCGCCTAGTCCGCCCCAATGATGATTTGGATCTGGAGGCCCGCAAGCGCAGTACCAGCTTGTACTTACCCACGGGCATGATTTCCATGTTTCCCCCGGAGTTGGCCACCGGGCCCATGAGTTTAATTCAAGGGCAACTCTGCCCGGCCCTGAGTTTTGGGGTAATTTTATCCTCCGAGGGCGAGGTACTTGACTTTCAAATTGCCGCCAGTATCGTCCGGCCGACCTATCGCCTTACCTACGATGATGTGGACGAAATGTTGCATCTCGGTATTCAAAAGGAGCCGGAGGTGGGGATCTTGGCCCAGGCGGCTAAACGACGACACCATTGGCGGCGTTCCCAGGGAGCCATTAACATCCAGATGCCGGAGGCGGTGATTAAGGTCAATGCGGCGGAGGAAATTTACATTCAACTCCTAGAAGGATCTCCCTCTCGGCAACTCGTGGCCGAAATGATGATTCTAGCCGGAGAAGTGGCTGGTCGCTACTGCCAAACCCATAATCTTCCCGTGCCCTTCCGAGGCCAACCCCAACCCGAACTACCGCCCGAAGAAGAACTGCTTCTCCTTCCCGCTGGCCCCGTCCGTTCCTGTGCGGTACGACGTTGTATGCCCCGTAGTGAGGTTAGTATTACCCCTTCCCGTCATGCCAGTCTGGGCCTAGACCTCTATACCCAAGTGACTTCGCCCATTCGTCGCTATACCGATCTGCTGTCCCATTTTCAAATCAAGGCCCATCTCCGGGGTGAGGCCCTGCCGTTTTCTAGCGACCAAGTCCAACAAATTCTCTACAGTGTCGTACTATCGGCCCAGGAAGCCACCTCTGTTGAGCGTCAAAGTAACCGCTACTGGAGTTTGGAATATCTGCGGCGCAATGCAGACCAGGCCTGGCAGGGATTGGTTCTGCGCTGGTTACGGGAAGACGAAAAATTGGGCCTACTGCTGCTAGAAGAATTAGGTCTAGAATTACCCCACCGTTTTGAGCGGCCCGTCTCCCCTGGTGACCGATTGATTGTGCAGGTCAGCCAGGCCGATCCCCACCGAGACGAAATTCGTTTTCGGGAGTTGTCAATTCCCGAAACGCTCTAG
- the cobO gene encoding cob(I)yrinic acid a,c-diamide adenosyltransferase: protein MTQSLRDDQYKAKMERRKAVQDQRIAEAKSEQGLIIVHTGNGKGKTTAALGMVLRSLGHGYRVAIVQFIKGAWEPAEKRAFSPWQDQLIFQAMGEGFTWETQDRERDKVMAQKAWEMALGYLRNPEFKLVLLDEVNVALKLGYLDVETVLAGLAEKPPLSHVILTGRGAPAALIERADLVTEMTLVKHPFREQNVKAQPGIEF, encoded by the coding sequence ATGACCCAGTCCCTCCGTGACGACCAGTACAAAGCGAAAATGGAACGCCGCAAGGCCGTTCAAGATCAACGCATTGCCGAGGCCAAAAGTGAACAGGGCTTGATTATTGTCCATACGGGCAATGGTAAGGGGAAAACCACGGCGGCCCTGGGGATGGTGCTCCGCTCCCTGGGGCATGGCTACCGCGTGGCCATTGTGCAATTTATCAAGGGGGCCTGGGAACCAGCCGAGAAACGGGCCTTTAGTCCCTGGCAAGACCAACTGATATTTCAGGCGATGGGGGAAGGCTTTACCTGGGAAACCCAAGACCGTGAAAGGGATAAAGTCATGGCCCAGAAGGCCTGGGAAATGGCCCTGGGTTATCTGCGCAATCCCGAATTTAAGTTGGTGCTGTTGGATGAAGTGAATGTGGCCCTGAAGCTAGGGTACCTGGACGTGGAAACAGTACTAGCCGGCCTGGCGGAGAAGCCCCCCCTGAGCCACGTTATTTTAACCGGCCGGGGAGCCCCGGCGGCCCTGATTGAACGGGCGGATCTGGTCACCGAAATGACCCTAGTGAAGCATCCCTTCCGGGAGCAAAATGTTAAAGCCCAGCCGGGTATTGAATTTTAA
- the pheS gene encoding phenylalanine--tRNA ligase subunit alpha, with amino-acid sequence MTSPLESELQTLQQTAQTAIAAVTDLTTLEQLRIQYLGKKGELSLILRGMGKLGADERPRLGAIANEVKEALQAQLDQRKQALQQAEIQAKLAAETIDVTMPGVYRPLGRQHPLNSTIDKVLDIFVGLGYGIATGPQVETDYYNFEALNIPADHPARDMQDTFFLGDGRLLRTHTSPVQIRYMESHEPPIRIVAPGRVYRRDTVDATHSAVFHQVEVLAIDEGLTFTHLKGTIKEFVRQMFGEALPVRFRASYFPFTEPSAEVDVQWQGKWLEVMGCGMVDPNVMKAVGYDPERYTGFAAGFGIERFAMVLHQIDDIRHLYTSDLRFLRQF; translated from the coding sequence ATGACTTCTCCCCTTGAGTCCGAATTACAAACGCTCCAACAAACGGCTCAAACGGCCATTGCGGCGGTGACGGATCTCACCACTCTCGAACAACTCCGGATCCAGTACCTGGGTAAAAAAGGGGAACTCTCCCTAATTCTGCGGGGGATGGGTAAACTCGGTGCCGACGAGCGTCCCCGCCTAGGGGCCATTGCCAATGAGGTTAAAGAGGCCCTCCAAGCCCAGTTAGACCAGCGCAAGCAGGCCCTGCAACAAGCAGAGATCCAGGCCAAGTTAGCGGCGGAAACCATTGATGTCACCATGCCGGGGGTTTATCGGCCCCTGGGTCGTCAGCATCCCCTCAATAGTACGATTGACAAGGTTTTAGATATTTTTGTGGGTCTGGGTTACGGCATCGCCACCGGGCCCCAAGTGGAGACAGATTACTATAACTTTGAGGCGTTGAATATTCCCGCAGATCACCCCGCACGGGATATGCAGGATACTTTCTTTTTAGGGGATGGGCGCTTGCTCCGTACCCACACGTCCCCGGTACAGATCCGTTATATGGAGAGCCATGAGCCGCCGATCCGCATTGTCGCGCCAGGTCGGGTGTATCGTCGGGATACGGTGGATGCTACCCATTCGGCAGTTTTCCATCAGGTTGAGGTACTGGCCATTGACGAAGGTCTGACCTTTACCCACCTCAAGGGCACGATCAAGGAATTTGTGCGCCAGATGTTCGGTGAGGCCCTGCCCGTCCGTTTCCGAGCCAGCTATTTTCCCTTTACAGAACCCTCAGCAGAAGTAGATGTCCAATGGCAAGGGAAATGGCTTGAGGTGATGGGCTGTGGCATGGTAGATCCCAACGTGATGAAAGCCGTGGGCTATGATCCAGAACGTTACACGGGCTTTGCCGCCGGCTTTGGCATCGAACGCTTTGCCATGGTCTTGCACCAAATTGATGATATTCGTCACCTCTATACCAGCGATCTGCGTTTTCTGCGCCAGTTCTAA
- the chlG gene encoding chlorophyll synthase ChlG, whose product MTNASENQAKTRQLLGMKGAAPGETSVWKIRLQLMKPITWIPLIWGVICGAASSGGYVWSLENVIKVLACMLLSGPLMTGYTQTLNDFYDREIDAINEPYRPIPSGAISLGQVVTQILVLLLGGIGVAYGLDLWAQHEFPIMTVLTLGGALIAYIYSAPPLKLKQNGWLGNYALGASYIALPWWAGHALFGELNSTIMVLTLIYSLAGLGIAVVNDFKSVEGDRQLGLKSLPVMFGITAAAWICVVMIDVFQAGIAGYLISIRENLYATIVLLLIIPQITFQDMYFLRNPLENDVKYQASAQPFLVIGMLVTGLALGHAGI is encoded by the coding sequence ATGACGAACGCCAGTGAAAACCAGGCTAAAACTAGACAACTGCTAGGGATGAAGGGAGCTGCTCCTGGTGAAACCTCGGTCTGGAAAATTCGCCTCCAACTGATGAAACCCATTACCTGGATTCCGCTAATCTGGGGGGTCATTTGTGGGGCCGCGTCCTCCGGCGGTTATGTCTGGAGCTTAGAAAACGTGATCAAGGTTTTGGCTTGTATGCTTCTCTCCGGGCCCTTGATGACTGGCTATACCCAAACCCTCAACGATTTCTATGACCGTGAGATCGATGCCATTAACGAACCCTACCGGCCTATTCCCTCCGGGGCCATTTCCTTGGGGCAGGTGGTGACGCAAATTTTAGTCTTGCTCCTAGGGGGGATTGGCGTAGCCTACGGTCTTGATCTCTGGGCTCAACACGAGTTTCCCATTATGACTGTCTTGACCTTGGGCGGGGCCCTGATTGCCTACATCTACTCCGCACCACCGCTGAAGCTCAAACAAAATGGCTGGTTGGGTAACTATGCCCTCGGGGCCAGCTACATTGCCTTGCCTTGGTGGGCCGGCCATGCTCTGTTTGGGGAACTCAACAGTACGATCATGGTGTTGACCCTGATCTATAGTCTGGCGGGCCTGGGTATTGCGGTGGTCAACGACTTCAAAAGTGTGGAGGGAGACCGCCAACTCGGCCTGAAATCCTTGCCGGTGATGTTTGGCATCACTGCCGCCGCCTGGATCTGCGTGGTTATGATTGATGTCTTCCAGGCCGGTATTGCGGGCTATTTAATCAGTATCCGCGAGAATCTCTACGCCACCATCGTCCTGCTGTTAATCATTCCCCAAATTACCTTCCAGGACATGTATTTTCTGCGTAATCCCCTGGAAAACGATGTGAAGTATCAGGCCAGCGCCCAACCATTCTTAGTGATTGGCATGCTGGTAACGGGCCTAGCGTTAGGTCATGCTGGGATTTAG